GAGTAGTAACCCGCCGAACCGAGTGCGAGCGTGAGCGAAGGCAGGATCAGACTCTCGGCGCCGCTGTAGCCGCCGAGCGGAAACGAGCGGATCGAAAGCGCAACCGCGATCAGCAGCATCGTGCCAAGCCAGAAGACCGGAATTGAAACCATCGCGAGCGAAAAAAACAGCAACGCGTTGTCCAGCGCGCGCCCGCGATATGCCGCGGCTAGCGCGCCCATCGCGATTCCGAGCACCAACGACAGGATCATCGCGGCAGCGGCGAGCAACGCGGTCGCGGGCAATCGATCCGCGATCAGCCGCGTCACGTTCTCGCGCCGGATATACGATCGCCCGAGATCGCCGTGAACCGCGCGATCGAAGTAGCGCGCATACTGCACGTAGAGCGGACGGTCGAGGCCCATCTCGCGCCGAATCGAGGCGAGCGTCTGCGGATCTGCCTTAGTCCCCGCGAGCGCAACCGCGGGATCGGCCGGCACCACGAACGCGATCACAAATGTGATGAGCGACGTGCCGATCAGCACCGCGGCGCCGAATACGATTCGCCGGATCAGAAACGCGAGCATCGTATCACCCGTTCAGTATTGCGCGCGCGATCAATTGGCGGCGCAGGCTGAGTTGCGCATGCTCGCGGCGGCGCCGGGCGGTGGAAGTCTGTTCGTCCGATTCGAGTGCTGAGCGTTCAGGTTCGTGAAGACTCGCAACGATCGCGGACATTTGGGCAAGGATTTGTTCTTCATCGGCGGTGCGAATTCGCGCCGTTTTCAACGATCGAAAATGCGCGACGAATGCCGACACCGACGAATAGGTTTGGAGCTTCATCGCGATTGCATCAGCCGGCCGTCGCGCCCAGCGGCGAGATTGCAAGCCCGATCAGATAGCCGGCGGCCGCAGCGCTCATCGCGGTGGCGAGGAATCGGATGCCCGAGCGCCAGCGATCGTTGCGATGCGCCAGCCATCCTTCGAAATAGCCGACGCTGAACAGCGCGACCGCCGTCGCCGCGAGTGCGCCGACCAGATCGTATTTCGGAGTCGCGATCAGCATGTACGGCAGCAGCGGGATCACCGCGCCCGCCACGAACGCGATTCCCATCACAAGTCCGTCGAGCGCGGCGTTGCCGAGCAGATTGCCGCCGAGGCCGAACATCTTGGCCTCCGCCGTCGAGACCAGCGCTTGCGGCGATCCG
The nucleotide sequence above comes from Candidatus Binatus sp.. Encoded proteins:
- a CDS encoding ABC transporter permease produces the protein MLAFLIRRIVFGAAVLIGTSLITFVIAFVVPADPAVALAGTKADPQTLASIRREMGLDRPLYVQYARYFDRAVHGDLGRSYIRRENVTRLIADRLPATALLAAAAMILSLVLGIAMGALAAAYRGRALDNALLFFSLAMVSIPVFWLGTMLLIAVALSIRSFPLGGYSGAESLILPSLTLALGSAGYYSRVLQTSLSEALDQDYVRTARSKGLSKTSVMLRHAMANALLPLVTLAGLDLAGLLSGVVLTETVFNWPGIGRLASEAIFNLDIPLIMGTVLFSAFLIVIINLLVDLLYAWLDPRIRLAEAA